One region of Bacteroidota bacterium genomic DNA includes:
- a CDS encoding acetyl-CoA carboxylase carboxyltransferase subunit beta — translation MSWYKRIAKGITTRTREKKETKEGLWHKCSQCKKIRPADEHSKNLYVCQECGYHERIGSKEYFEIIFDNNEYLELNAELTSADPLNFSDTKKYTDRLADSQEKTGLKDALATAAGKVDGNELVICCMDFTFIGGSMGSVVGEKISLAIDFCIENKVPLVIISKSGGARMMEAAFSLMQLAKTAAKLTLLSDAKLPYISLLTDPTTGGITASFAMLGDLHIAEPGALIGFAGPRVIKETIKKDLPKGFQTSEFLLEHGFLDMIVNRKELKTKLSQLLTFFKN, via the coding sequence ATGAGTTGGTACAAACGAATAGCAAAAGGAATCACCACCCGCACAAGGGAAAAGAAAGAAACCAAAGAAGGTCTCTGGCATAAATGTTCTCAATGCAAAAAGATACGGCCTGCTGATGAGCATTCCAAGAACCTGTATGTGTGTCAGGAATGCGGCTACCACGAACGCATCGGCTCCAAAGAATATTTTGAAATTATTTTTGACAATAACGAATATCTGGAACTCAACGCTGAACTTACTTCGGCAGACCCGCTCAATTTTTCCGATACAAAAAAATATACCGACCGTTTGGCAGATTCGCAGGAGAAAACAGGATTGAAAGACGCGCTCGCCACCGCTGCCGGAAAAGTGGATGGAAATGAACTCGTGATTTGCTGCATGGATTTTACGTTCATTGGCGGCAGCATGGGCTCGGTAGTGGGAGAAAAAATTTCCCTCGCCATAGATTTTTGCATAGAGAATAAAGTGCCACTGGTGATAATTTCAAAATCAGGAGGAGCAAGAATGATGGAAGCGGCTTTCTCCCTGATGCAACTGGCAAAGACAGCCGCCAAACTCACGTTGCTATCTGATGCGAAACTTCCTTACATCTCTTTGCTCACCGACCCGACCACAGGCGGCATCACCGCTTCTTTCGCCATGCTGGGCGATTTGCATATTGCAGAACCCGGTGCGCTCATCGGTTTTGCAGGTCCGCGCGTGATAAAAGAAACCATCAAGAAAGACCTACCCAAAGGATTTCAAACTTCAGAATTTCTTCTCGAGCACGGATTTCTGGATATGATTGTGAACAGAAAGGAATTAAAAACAAAATTATCACAGCTGCTTACCTTCTTTAAGAATTGA
- a CDS encoding C40 family peptidase produces the protein MRFSRNYSLLILALIFCSCGTRKSTTNGSYKTIEEKYTQLLGVSKENISNKKLYSFIDEWYGVKYKYGGKSKSGVDCSGFATILFKEIFGKNIMGSSASLYHQCTAISKKDLQEGDLVFFRIESKEISHVGIYLQNNKFVHATTKAGVMIDDLNEEYYKKYFEGGGRIKQP, from the coding sequence ATGAGGTTTTCCAGAAATTATTCTTTGCTGATTCTTGCGCTGATTTTTTGTTCCTGCGGAACGAGGAAAAGCACCACAAACGGTTCGTATAAAACCATTGAAGAAAAATACACTCAGCTTCTCGGAGTAAGCAAGGAAAACATTTCCAACAAAAAACTTTACTCGTTCATTGATGAATGGTATGGGGTGAAATATAAATACGGTGGCAAATCAAAAAGCGGTGTGGATTGCTCCGGGTTCGCCACCATTCTTTTCAAAGAAATTTTCGGAAAAAATATAATGGGTTCATCGGCTTCCCTCTACCATCAATGCACCGCCATTTCAAAAAAGGATTTACAGGAAGGAGATTTGGTATTCTTCAGGATTGAATCGAAAGAAATCTCTCATGTCGGAATTTATCTTCAGAACAATAAATTTGTTCACGCCACTACCAAAGCGGGAGTGATGATTGATGATTTGAATGAAGAATATTACAAGAAATATTTTGAGGGAGGCGGAAGAATTAAGCAACCATAA
- a CDS encoding class I fructose-bisphosphate aldolase: MSTAVAPSKLTELLGANADKLLNHTCKGITKEQLHLPGGDFVNRIFSSSNRSVKVMDNLKKIYYHGRLSGTGYLSILPVDQGIEHSAGASFAPNPACFDPENIVRLAVEGGCNAVASTFGVLGIISKKYASKIPFIVKINHNEFLTYPNKFDQILFGTVESAFNMGAAAVGATIYFGSAESSRQITEVAMAFEKAHELGMATVLWCYLRNSAFKKDGVDYHNSADLTAQANHLGVTIQADIIKQKLPTNNGGYTALNYGKTHAKVYSELTSDNPIDLCRYQVANCYMGRIGLINSGGESKGASDLSEAVTTAVINKRAGGHGLISGRKAFQKPMKEGIQLLNAIQDVYLSKEITIA; the protein is encoded by the coding sequence ATGTCAACCGCAGTAGCCCCGTCAAAACTCACCGAACTCCTTGGCGCCAATGCCGATAAACTTCTGAATCACACCTGCAAGGGAATCACCAAAGAGCAGTTGCACCTTCCCGGTGGAGATTTTGTAAACAGAATTTTTTCTTCCAGCAACCGAAGCGTGAAGGTGATGGACAACCTGAAAAAGATTTATTATCACGGCCGGCTTTCCGGCACAGGTTACCTTTCCATTCTTCCCGTTGATCAGGGAATTGAACATTCTGCAGGCGCATCGTTCGCTCCCAATCCCGCTTGCTTTGATCCGGAAAATATTGTCAGGTTAGCCGTTGAAGGCGGTTGCAATGCGGTGGCTTCTACGTTTGGAGTGCTGGGCATTATTTCAAAAAAGTACGCAAGTAAAATCCCCTTCATCGTAAAAATAAATCATAACGAGTTTCTCACCTATCCGAATAAGTTTGACCAGATTCTCTTCGGAACGGTTGAAAGCGCATTCAACATGGGCGCTGCGGCTGTGGGAGCAACCATTTATTTCGGTTCTGCCGAATCATCACGTCAAATCACCGAAGTGGCAATGGCGTTTGAAAAAGCCCACGAACTCGGAATGGCAACGGTGCTATGGTGCTACCTGAGAAATTCCGCTTTCAAAAAAGACGGAGTGGATTATCACAACTCAGCCGATTTAACCGCGCAGGCAAATCATCTGGGAGTAACCATTCAGGCAGACATCATCAAACAAAAACTCCCGACAAACAATGGCGGATACACCGCGCTCAACTACGGAAAGACGCACGCAAAAGTTTATTCCGAACTTACATCCGACAATCCGATTGACCTTTGCCGCTATCAGGTGGCGAATTGTTATATGGGAAGAATCGGTTTGATAAATTCAGGAGGAGAATCAAAAGGAGCAAGTGATTTATCAGAAGCAGTCACCACCGCTGTGATTAACAAGCGCGCAGGCGGTCACGGATTAATTTCAGGGCGCAAAGCATTTCAAAAGCCGATGAAAGAAGGAATTCAATTGCTGAATGCGATTCAGGATGTATATCTTTCGAAAGAAATAACGATTGCTTAA